The following are encoded in a window of Struthio camelus isolate bStrCam1 chromosome Z, bStrCam1.hap1, whole genome shotgun sequence genomic DNA:
- the LOC138064700 gene encoding alpha-N-acetylneuraminate alpha-2,8-sialyltransferase ST8SIA3: protein MRSCKMVRVASVLGLVMLSIALLILSLISYVSLKKDNIFGAPRSAGAGGPRMYMFHAGFRSQFALKFLDPSFVPITNSLTHELQEKPSKWTFNRTAFAHQRQEILQHVDVIKNFSLTKNSVRIGQLMHYDYSSHKYVFSISNNFRSLLPDVSPILNKHYNICAVVGNSGILTGSQCGQEIDKSDFVFRCNFAPTEAFQRDVGRKTNLTTFNPSILEKYYNNLLTIQDRNNFFLSLKKLDGAILWIPAFFFHTSATVTRTLVDFFVEHRGQLKVQLAWPGNIMQHVNRYWKNKHLSPKRLSTGILMYTLASAICEEIHLYGFWPFGFDPNTREDLPYHYYDKKGTKFTTKWQESHQLPAEFQLLYRMHGEGLAKLTLSHCA, encoded by the exons ATGCGGAGCTGCAAGATGGTCCGGGTGGCCAGCGTGCTGGGGCTGGTGATGCTCAGCATCGCGCTGCTCATCCTCTCCCTCATCAGCTACGTCTCCCTCAAGAAGGACAACATCTTcggcgcgccccgctccgccggcgcggGCGGGCCCCGCATGTACATGTTCCACGCGGGATTCAG GTCCCAGTTCGCCCTGAAGTTCCTGGACCCCTCGTTTGTGCCCATTACAAACTCCCTGACCCACGAGCTGCAGGAGAAGCCCTCCAAGTGGACGTTCAACAGGACAGCGTTCGCACATCAGAG gcAAGAAATCCTTCAGCATGTTGATGTAAtaaaaaatttttctttgacTAAGAACAGTGTTCGGATTGGACAGCTGATGCATTATGATTATTCCAGCCATAAGTATGTTTTTTCTATTAGCAATAACTTCAGATCACTGCTTCCAGATGTGTCACCAATCCTGAATAAGCATTATAACATTTGCGCCGTGGTTGGGAATAGTGGAATCCTGACTGGAAGTCAGTGTGGACAAGAAATAGAtaaatctgattttgtttttcgtTGCAATTTTGCTCCAACTGAGGCTTTCCAAAGAGATGTTGGAAGGAAAACCAATCTTACAACCTTCAATCCCAGCATCCTGGAGAAGTATTACAACAATCTTTTGACCATTCAGGATcgcaacaacttttttttaagtttaaaaaagctTGATGGGGCCATTCTTTGGATCCCCGCTTTTTTCTTCCACACGTCAGCAACAGTCACAAGAACACTGGTTGACTTCTTTGTTGAGCATAGAGGGCAACTAAAAGTCCAGTTGGCTTGGCCAGGAAATATAATGCAACATGTTAACAG ATACTGGAAAAACAAGCATTTGTCACCCAAGCGCCTGAGCACAGGTATTCTCATGTACACCCTTGCTTCTGCGATATGTGAAGAGATTCACTTGTATGGATTCTGGCCGTTCGGATTCGATCCCAACACCCGGGAAGATCTCCCATACCATTACTATGATAAGAAAGGAACAAAGTTTACGACCAAGTGGCAGGAGTcccaccagctgcctgcagagTTCCAGCTGCTCTACAGGATGCACGGTGAAGGACTGGCCAAACTCACCTTGTCGCATTGTGCCTAA